One Bufo gargarizans isolate SCDJY-AF-19 chromosome 4, ASM1485885v1, whole genome shotgun sequence DNA window includes the following coding sequences:
- the LOC122935924 gene encoding splicing factor 3B subunit 5, with the protein MTDRYTIHSQLEHLQSKYIGTGHADTTKWEWLVNQHRDSYCSYMGHFDLLNYFAVAENESKARVRFNLMEKMLQPCGPPMDKPDES; encoded by the coding sequence ATGACGGACCGCTACACCATCCACAGCCAGTTGGAGCATCTGCAGTCCAAGtacattggcactggccatgcaGACACCACCAAGTGGGAATGGCTGGTGAACCAGCACCGTGACTCGTACTGCTCCTACATGGGCCACTTTGACCTGCTCAACTACTTTGCTGTGGCTGAAAATGAGAGCAAGGCCCGAGTGCGGTTTAATCTGATGGAGAAGATGCTGCAACCGTGTGGGCCGCCCATGGACAAGCCAGACGAGTCCTAG